In Cyanobacteria bacterium GSL.Bin1, a genomic segment contains:
- a CDS encoding DNA topoisomerase 4 subunit A, which produces MAKQLNLMGGNQIIPTALHTEMEQSYLEYAMSVIVGRALPDVRDGLKPVHRRILYAMHELGLTPDRPFRKCARVVGDVLGKYHPHGDQAVYDALVRMVQDFSSRYPLLSGHGNFGSLDNDPPAAMRYTETRLAAIAQDALLNNIGEATVDFVGNFDNSQQEPVVLPAQLPLLLLNGCSGIAVGMATNIPPHNLGEVVDGLIKLIDKPDVPDEKLWELIPAPDFPTGGEIMDGEGIHDAYRTGRGTIRVRGVVKVEQLNLGKRKRDRTALVVTEFPFQVNKASWIEKVAELVNAGRIEGIADIRDESDRTGVRVVIELKRDASADNVLGQLYHQTALQTNFGTIMLALVNNTPCQLSLRDLLENFLRFREETLTRQYTHQLEVARKRLHLSEGLLAALNHLDAVIDILRNAPDGSTAKGQLQVQLGISEEQGDSILAMPMRRLTGLERQKLEAEVNDLREEISRLETLLSDRQELLKALKKELRSLKKRYGNERRTRIVPAAKSKKNTSPSQSQSATTENPSPPTAKTPTAPPESAILEITQQGKIYWSEEPTTDKGSKSKDFVVFRSPLNTEKPLIAITDFGKAYSLKTDAIPPVYGKQNVSLNKVLQGIASKTEENPLSYLPLPEKDVILLTQQGRIKRLAASEIASIGNRGLSLVKLKERDRAANVCLTAEGEDVLLATSGGRILRFAVNDEQMPPMGRTAQGNLATRLRQQEQPVGCVSLSPDASILLVSQLGYAKRIPVTAIRRGSRGDIGTQGLQFINSSDRVAGMVSAEPETAVVKLLTNQGRVFSLLLKEVAFWGKDGVGDRAVKLKAEETITQLIPISDL; this is translated from the coding sequence ATGGCAAAACAGTTAAATCTTATGGGTGGTAATCAAATTATTCCCACCGCTCTCCATACGGAGATGGAACAGTCCTATCTCGAATATGCGATGAGTGTGATTGTGGGACGGGCACTCCCGGATGTACGGGATGGTCTAAAGCCTGTCCATCGACGCATTTTGTACGCCATGCACGAGTTGGGCTTAACGCCGGATCGACCCTTTCGCAAATGTGCCCGTGTGGTCGGGGATGTTTTGGGGAAATATCATCCCCATGGCGATCAAGCGGTGTACGATGCCTTGGTGCGGATGGTGCAAGATTTTTCCTCGCGTTATCCACTCCTTTCTGGACATGGCAATTTTGGTTCTTTGGACAATGACCCACCGGCTGCCATGCGTTATACCGAAACTCGCCTCGCCGCGATCGCGCAAGATGCTCTCCTCAATAATATTGGGGAAGCCACGGTAGATTTTGTCGGGAACTTTGACAACTCCCAACAAGAACCCGTAGTCCTCCCGGCGCAATTGCCCCTCCTATTACTCAACGGCTGTTCGGGAATTGCCGTGGGTATGGCAACGAATATCCCCCCTCATAACTTAGGAGAAGTGGTGGATGGGTTGATTAAACTCATTGATAAGCCCGATGTCCCCGATGAGAAGCTGTGGGAGTTGATTCCTGCCCCCGATTTCCCGACGGGGGGCGAGATTATGGATGGGGAAGGTATTCACGATGCTTACCGTACTGGACGGGGTACGATTCGAGTCCGCGGCGTGGTTAAGGTAGAACAGCTCAATTTAGGCAAACGGAAGCGCGATCGGACTGCCCTGGTTGTGACCGAGTTTCCTTTCCAGGTGAATAAAGCTTCTTGGATTGAAAAAGTAGCGGAACTCGTCAACGCTGGGCGGATTGAAGGGATTGCCGATATCAGGGATGAAAGCGATCGCACAGGAGTGCGCGTCGTGATTGAGTTAAAACGGGATGCTTCAGCGGATAACGTTTTAGGGCAACTCTACCACCAAACGGCGCTACAAACCAATTTTGGGACGATTATGCTTGCCCTGGTGAATAATACCCCTTGTCAACTGTCTTTGCGGGATTTACTAGAAAATTTCCTTAGGTTTCGAGAAGAAACCCTGACCCGACAATATACGCACCAACTCGAAGTCGCACGCAAACGCTTACACCTTTCAGAGGGATTATTAGCCGCCCTCAACCATCTCGATGCGGTCATTGATATTCTTCGCAATGCCCCGGATGGGAGTACCGCGAAAGGGCAGTTACAGGTGCAGTTGGGCATTAGTGAGGAACAGGGAGACTCTATTCTGGCAATGCCGATGCGCCGCCTGACAGGGTTAGAACGACAAAAATTAGAAGCGGAAGTCAATGACTTACGGGAAGAAATCAGCCGACTTGAAACCCTATTATCGGATCGCCAGGAATTACTCAAAGCGTTGAAAAAAGAGCTGCGATCGCTGAAAAAACGGTATGGAAACGAAAGACGAACGCGCATCGTTCCGGCTGCAAAATCGAAAAAAAATACGAGTCCTTCTCAATCCCAATCCGCTACCACCGAAAACCCCTCTCCTCCAACCGCTAAAACTCCTACTGCCCCTCCCGAATCGGCAATTCTGGAAATTACCCAACAAGGAAAAATTTATTGGTCTGAGGAGCCAACAACTGATAAAGGGAGCAAGAGTAAGGATTTTGTTGTTTTCCGCAGCCCATTAAATACAGAAAAGCCTTTAATCGCAATTACTGACTTTGGGAAAGCTTATAGCCTCAAAACAGATGCCATTCCTCCTGTTTACGGGAAACAAAATGTCTCTTTAAATAAAGTTTTACAAGGCATTGCCAGTAAAACCGAAGAAAATCCCTTGTCTTATCTTCCTCTGCCGGAAAAAGATGTCATTTTACTGACACAACAAGGGCGGATTAAGCGCTTGGCAGCATCAGAAATAGCCAGCATTGGGAATCGGGGCTTAAGTTTAGTCAAACTAAAAGAGCGCGATCGCGCAGCCAATGTCTGTTTAACAGCAGAAGGAGAAGATGTTCTTCTGGCTACCTCTGGCGGGCGGATTCTGCGGTTTGCCGTCAATGATGAGCAAATGCCCCCAATGGGGCGCACTGCCCAAGGGAATTTAGCCACTCGCCTCCGTCAACAGGAACAGCCGGTGGGGTGTGTTTCTCTTTCTCCAGACGCATCGATTCTATTAGTCTCGCAACTGGGCTATGCCAAACGCATTCCCGTTACTGCAATCCGGCGAGGGAGTCGCGGAGATATTGGCACGCAAGGCTTACAATTTATCAATAGCAGCGATCGCGTGGCAGGAATGGTCAGTGCTGAACCAGAAACCGCTGTGGTCAAGCTTTTAACGAATCAAGGACGTGTCTTTTCCCTACTCCTGAAAGAAGTGGCCTTTTGGGGTAAAGATGGGGTCGGCGATCGCGCCGTCAAACTGAAAGCAGAGGAAACGATTACCCAGCTCATTCCAATTTCTGACTTATGA
- a CDS encoding shikimate dehydrogenase yields MITGKTKLLGVIGDPVEHSLSPVMHNAVLNHLGLDYVYLPLPVKKGDLERALAGFAAIDLVGFNATIPHKQAIIPHLNRITPEAQQVGAVNTIWRTATGWEGTNTDVDGFIAPLKSLNQNWSQITPVILGNGGAARAVIVGCAKLGCPQIAVVGRSLEKLEQFQASWDKTGLSADLKIYLWEDLPRLVSQTQLLVNTTPVGMSPHSETSPVEAAVLRQLPPGAIAYDLIYTPRPTRFLQLAQDTRSAVIFDGLEMLIQQGAAALELWIQQSVPVEIMRSALNQSAG; encoded by the coding sequence ATGATTACCGGCAAAACAAAATTATTAGGGGTGATTGGCGATCCGGTGGAACATTCTTTATCGCCGGTGATGCATAATGCGGTGTTAAATCATCTTGGGTTAGATTATGTTTATCTGCCGTTACCCGTGAAAAAAGGGGATTTAGAACGTGCCTTAGCCGGTTTTGCTGCCATTGATTTAGTGGGATTTAATGCCACCATTCCTCATAAACAAGCAATTATTCCCCATCTCAATCGGATTACTCCAGAAGCGCAGCAAGTTGGCGCCGTGAATACCATTTGGCGCACGGCAACGGGTTGGGAGGGAACGAACACCGATGTCGATGGCTTTATTGCCCCTTTAAAGTCTCTCAATCAAAATTGGTCACAAATTACCCCAGTCATTCTCGGGAATGGCGGTGCAGCGCGAGCGGTGATTGTCGGTTGTGCCAAATTAGGCTGTCCCCAAATTGCTGTCGTGGGACGTAGTTTAGAAAAATTAGAACAATTTCAAGCCAGTTGGGACAAGACAGGGCTATCTGCCGACTTGAAAATCTATCTTTGGGAAGACTTACCTCGTTTAGTTTCGCAAACCCAGCTTTTAGTCAATACAACGCCTGTGGGAATGTCTCCTCATAGTGAGACCTCCCCGGTAGAAGCAGCGGTTTTAAGGCAACTTCCCCCAGGCGCGATCGCGTATGATTTGATTTATACCCCACGACCGACGCGCTTTTTGCAACTGGCACAAGATACTAGGAGTGCAGTCATTTTCGATGGCCTAGAAATGCTCATTCAACAAGGAGCAGCCGCCCTCGAACTGTGGATACAACAGTCTGTTCCCGTCGAGATCATGCGCTCAGCCCTAAACCAGTCAGCAGGTTAA
- a CDS encoding SDR family NAD(P)-dependent oxidoreductase yields MSQLVLVTGVSQGLGRAMTENFIAEGCIVIGCARNERAIQELNQTYGKPHHFTAVDVADEGQVQQWKEAVLAEYDPPELLVNNAALINQSTEFWNVPTAEFDQIIDVNIKGVANVMRQFLPAMMAKQRGIIVNFSSGWGRSTSPHVVPYCTTKWAIEGLTRALAQELPSGMAAIPLNPGIIHTEMLETCFGSSAANFTPVDQWVKKAVPFLLKIKPNQNGQPLTVPA; encoded by the coding sequence ATGAGTCAATTAGTTTTAGTCACCGGCGTCAGTCAAGGATTGGGTCGCGCAATGACCGAAAATTTTATTGCCGAAGGCTGTATAGTGATCGGTTGCGCACGCAATGAAAGAGCAATTCAGGAACTCAATCAAACCTACGGCAAGCCGCATCATTTTACCGCGGTTGATGTGGCTGACGAAGGGCAAGTTCAACAATGGAAAGAGGCTGTCTTAGCTGAATATGACCCCCCAGAACTGTTAGTGAATAATGCTGCCTTGATTAATCAGTCCACCGAATTCTGGAATGTCCCCACAGCCGAATTTGACCAGATTATTGATGTCAATATTAAAGGGGTTGCCAATGTGATGCGGCAATTCTTACCGGCAATGATGGCAAAACAACGGGGAATTATTGTTAACTTTAGTTCGGGCTGGGGACGATCCACTTCCCCCCATGTGGTACCGTACTGTACGACAAAGTGGGCAATTGAAGGGTTAACCCGTGCCCTCGCCCAAGAATTACCCTCCGGGATGGCAGCGATTCCCTTAAATCCGGGAATTATTCACACCGAAATGCTAGAAACCTGTTTTGGCAGTAGCGCTGCCAATTTTACGCCGGTTGATCAGTGGGTGAAAAAAGCGGTTCCTTTCTTATTAAAAATTAAACCCAATCAGAATGGTCAGCCTTTAACTGTTCCGGCTTAG
- a CDS encoding DUF4440 domain-containing protein — protein MTEETQTILDVNDAFYRAFEKKDLTLMNQTWWQGDGSICIHPGGKMIQGWENIRSSWEKIFQNTDYLEIDTNVIVTEVDYAIAYVVVMENVTQVRRGRKLKAQSLATNSFRKMAQKWYLVHHHGSPIMSS, from the coding sequence ATGACTGAAGAAACACAAACTATTCTCGACGTGAATGATGCCTTCTATCGCGCTTTCGAGAAAAAAGATCTGACCTTGATGAATCAAACTTGGTGGCAAGGTGATGGCAGTATCTGCATTCATCCGGGTGGCAAAATGATTCAAGGCTGGGAAAACATTCGTTCCTCTTGGGAAAAAATTTTCCAAAACACGGATTATCTGGAAATCGATACCAACGTGATTGTCACCGAAGTCGATTACGCGATCGCGTATGTAGTGGTGATGGAAAATGTGACGCAAGTGCGCCGAGGCAGAAAGCTAAAAGCCCAATCCTTAGCGACCAATAGCTTTCGGAAAATGGCGCAAAAATGGTATCTCGTCCATCATCATGGCAGTCCCATTATGTCTTCTTAG
- a CDS encoding alpha/beta fold hydrolase — MLFQDAQETHFYMSDHYRCAYEVWSSQATNQTSEIALLLIHPIGVGLSRKFWYRFCQQWQGRGELETIYNPDLLGCGESALPRRPYTPEDFAKPLKDLIEMVIQKPVVLIVQGASFPIALSLLGFNPSPGVAGLILGGPPAWSLITEEKTSRQQNLLWNLFNSPLGGLFYRYARRRNFLQSFSVRQLFEKTEDVDQPWLDMLQAGAANVETRHAVFSFLAGFWRRNYESVIAQLSQPTLVLMGEAASSISRDSAVESPEERMINYCRVLPNGEAKMIPGRNVLPYESPTAFTTACQEFVQPLRTQITSG; from the coding sequence ATGCTATTTCAAGACGCTCAAGAAACTCATTTTTATATGAGTGATCACTATCGATGCGCTTATGAAGTTTGGTCCTCTCAGGCTACAAATCAAACCTCTGAAATCGCGCTTTTATTAATTCATCCCATTGGTGTCGGTTTATCTCGAAAATTTTGGTATCGATTTTGTCAGCAGTGGCAAGGACGGGGGGAATTAGAAACAATTTATAATCCTGATTTATTAGGTTGTGGGGAAAGTGCCTTACCTCGGAGGCCTTATACCCCAGAAGATTTTGCCAAACCATTAAAAGACTTGATTGAAATGGTCATTCAAAAGCCGGTGGTCCTTATTGTCCAAGGGGCTTCGTTTCCCATTGCACTGTCTTTATTAGGATTTAACCCTTCGCCAGGAGTTGCCGGTTTAATTTTGGGGGGACCTCCAGCTTGGTCGCTGATAACTGAGGAAAAAACATCGCGACAACAAAACTTGCTATGGAATCTGTTTAACTCTCCGCTGGGAGGATTGTTTTACCGTTATGCCCGTCGTCGTAATTTTCTGCAGTCTTTTTCGGTGCGGCAGTTATTTGAAAAGACAGAGGATGTGGATCAACCCTGGTTGGATATGTTACAAGCGGGGGCAGCAAATGTCGAAACTCGTCATGCGGTGTTTTCGTTTTTAGCTGGGTTTTGGCGTCGCAATTATGAAAGCGTGATCGCGCAACTTTCTCAACCCACGCTGGTTTTGATGGGAGAAGCGGCTTCAAGTATTAGTCGAGACAGTGCCGTTGAATCTCCGGAAGAACGAATGATTAACTATTGTCGGGTTCTTCCCAATGGAGAAGCGAAAATGATCCCGGGACGTAATGTTCTTCCCTACGAATCGCCAACTGCCTTTACCACAGCTTGCCAGGAATTTGTGCAACCACTGCGAACCCAAATCACGTCTGGCTAA
- a CDS encoding Cof-type HAD-IIB family hydrolase has product MTDSALNSNPLASSVTTDLRLVVLDIDGTISGESNEVNPGVIHALQTVKEQGIQVAIATGRMYRSALYFAQAIGADLPIICYNGAWIQNAKTEETLRHLPVPRELALELLDYCEHPERRADLDVHFYLNDELYVREITEDTRLYIERSRIKANPVGDLRNILEEPPTKVLAMSSKPEVTKTLLSTLQQHYSREKLYLTQSNPYFFEACHPGASKGKAVRYLVEEVLHLEAKNMIAIGDNFNDLEMLQYAAVGVAMGDAPPEVKAQADWVAPDVETDGVVAALEKFILGRL; this is encoded by the coding sequence ATGACTGACTCGGCTCTTAACTCTAATCCCCTTGCTTCCAGTGTCACCACAGATCTCCGTTTAGTGGTTTTAGACATTGACGGCACAATTTCCGGGGAATCCAATGAAGTGAATCCGGGCGTAATTCATGCCTTACAAACGGTGAAAGAGCAAGGGATTCAAGTCGCGATCGCGACCGGACGGATGTATCGTTCTGCATTATACTTTGCTCAAGCCATTGGTGCCGATTTGCCGATTATTTGCTACAACGGCGCTTGGATTCAAAATGCAAAAACTGAAGAAACCCTCCGACATTTACCGGTTCCCAGGGAATTAGCACTGGAATTACTCGATTATTGTGAACATCCAGAACGGCGAGCCGATCTTGATGTGCATTTTTATCTCAATGATGAACTTTATGTACGGGAGATAACGGAAGATACGCGCTTATATATTGAACGCAGTCGCATTAAAGCAAACCCTGTAGGAGATTTGCGCAACATTCTAGAAGAACCGCCGACAAAAGTCCTGGCAATGAGTAGTAAGCCAGAGGTTACGAAAACTTTGCTTTCGACATTGCAACAACACTATTCCCGAGAAAAGTTATATTTGACCCAGTCGAATCCTTACTTTTTTGAAGCCTGTCATCCGGGCGCGAGTAAAGGGAAAGCAGTGCGTTATCTGGTAGAAGAGGTTTTGCATCTCGAAGCTAAAAATATGATCGCGATCGGAGATAATTTTAATGATCTCGAAATGCTGCAATACGCAGCAGTTGGGGTGGCGATGGGAGATGCACCACCAGAAGTCAAAGCCCAAGCGGATTGGGTTGCCCCGGATGTAGAAACAGATGGGGTGGTTGCTGCTTTGGAAAAATTTATTCTTGGTAGATTGTAG
- a CDS encoding 2'-5' RNA ligase family protein yields MVSQKKLCFVALLPPEAVQAKANAIKDHFAAVYESSHAKKSPPHITLQPPFKWESEQLPDLKTTLGQFAQRQRPVPVHLSGFGAFPPRVIYIHVEKTPELLTIQQSLMGDLKDQLGLVDPVAQSRPFVPHLTVAFRDLSKSNFRQAWKVYQDQPFDYQFTVQALTLLLHNGKHWEIEDSFALAEG; encoded by the coding sequence ATGGTGAGTCAGAAAAAACTGTGTTTTGTCGCCCTGCTTCCTCCCGAAGCGGTACAAGCCAAAGCGAATGCGATTAAAGACCATTTTGCAGCCGTTTATGAGAGTTCCCATGCGAAAAAATCTCCTCCTCACATTACGTTGCAACCTCCTTTCAAGTGGGAATCAGAGCAACTTCCCGATTTGAAAACGACTTTAGGGCAATTTGCCCAGCGTCAAAGGCCAGTTCCAGTTCATTTATCCGGTTTTGGCGCATTTCCGCCACGAGTGATTTATATTCATGTGGAAAAAACCCCAGAATTATTAACGATTCAGCAATCGTTGATGGGTGATTTAAAAGATCAGCTGGGGTTAGTCGATCCCGTTGCCCAGTCGCGCCCGTTTGTTCCTCACCTGACCGTTGCGTTTCGGGATTTGAGTAAATCCAACTTTCGGCAAGCCTGGAAAGTGTATCAAGATCAGCCCTTTGACTATCAATTCACAGTTCAAGCGTTGACGCTGTTGTTACACAATGGCAAACATTGGGAAATTGAAGACAGCTTTGCCTTAGCCGAAGGCTAA
- a CDS encoding alpha/beta fold hydrolase, translating to MISRKLSPFIPSLAQKLTEETSFNLVETIQQTSLATSLSETAIQTTYVRQGEGELPLLLLHGFDSSLMEFRRLLPQVSSATETWAVDFFGFGLTDRPKDIPVTPDAIKTHLYAFWEELIQRPMVLSGASMGGAVAIDFALTYPETVHKLVLLDSAGFAGGPAMGKLMIPPLDRLATGFLSNIKVRQKISENAYYDRTLASEDALTCSMLHLAHPNWSRALISFTKSGGYNFLSNRIKDILQPTLIVWGEQDKILGTKDAQRFETTIANSELVWIPESGHVPHLEKPDLTGEAIRTFLA from the coding sequence ATGATCTCTCGTAAGTTATCCCCTTTTATTCCCTCTCTTGCTCAAAAACTGACGGAAGAAACGTCCTTCAATCTCGTTGAAACGATTCAACAGACGTCTTTAGCAACTTCTCTTTCTGAAACGGCCATTCAGACCACTTATGTGCGACAAGGCGAAGGAGAACTTCCCCTGTTATTACTCCATGGTTTTGATAGTTCTTTGATGGAGTTTCGTCGCTTGCTTCCCCAAGTGTCTTCCGCTACAGAAACTTGGGCAGTGGATTTTTTTGGCTTTGGTTTAACGGATCGTCCCAAAGATATTCCCGTAACTCCCGATGCGATTAAAACTCACTTGTATGCTTTCTGGGAGGAATTGATTCAACGTCCGATGGTCTTATCAGGGGCTTCGATGGGGGGTGCGGTAGCCATTGATTTTGCTCTAACTTATCCCGAAACCGTACACAAATTAGTGTTACTTGATAGTGCTGGTTTTGCCGGGGGTCCTGCGATGGGCAAGTTAATGATTCCCCCTTTAGATCGCTTAGCAACCGGCTTTTTAAGTAATATAAAAGTCCGACAAAAAATTAGCGAGAACGCTTATTATGATCGCACCTTAGCCAGTGAAGATGCCTTAACTTGCTCCATGTTACATCTTGCCCATCCAAACTGGTCACGGGCGCTCATTTCATTTACAAAAAGCGGGGGCTATAACTTTTTGAGTAACCGCATCAAAGACATTTTGCAACCGACCTTAATTGTTTGGGGAGAACAAGATAAGATTTTAGGGACGAAAGATGCCCAACGATTTGAAACCACAATTGCCAATAGTGAATTGGTTTGGATTCCAGAATCAGGTCATGTGCCCCATTTAGAAAAACCGGATTTAACGGGAGAAGCGATCCGGACCTTTTTAGCCTAG